A single region of the Lacipirellulaceae bacterium genome encodes:
- a CDS encoding alpha/beta hydrolase-fold protein → MNRMLSSALASLPSKLPAASFHGGPTTWTTDETVEPSRRIAQEPTDHLFSPVGYEAGYRYPLIVWMHSHGSSERELTGVMASLSLQNHVAIAPRGTDRMYGEDGLYTWRQNPTHIDLAAKRVEDAIARAQQVKNIHPDRVFVVGYGSGGTMALRIALRHPEWFAGVASLNGPMPTGFSPLGRFKAARRLPVMLGNGLESEHYDVDSVYRDVRLLRTAGMKLDVRHFPAGDELRTPMLEEINAWIMNFVCSSSSSAVPQSV, encoded by the coding sequence ATGAATCGAATGCTGTCTTCAGCTCTCGCTTCTCTTCCCTCAAAACTTCCCGCCGCCTCATTTCACGGAGGCCCGACAACTTGGACGACTGACGAGACCGTTGAGCCATCGCGTCGGATTGCCCAAGAGCCAACCGATCACCTGTTTTCGCCCGTGGGTTACGAGGCCGGATATCGTTATCCGCTAATCGTTTGGATGCATAGCCACGGTAGTAGCGAGCGAGAACTAACCGGCGTGATGGCGAGTCTCAGCTTGCAAAATCACGTCGCCATCGCACCGCGTGGCACCGATCGAATGTACGGAGAGGACGGTCTCTACACTTGGCGGCAGAATCCCACACACATTGATCTGGCCGCTAAGCGAGTCGAAGATGCCATCGCTCGTGCCCAACAGGTAAAGAACATTCACCCGGACCGAGTCTTTGTTGTCGGGTACGGTTCAGGCGGTACCATGGCCCTGCGGATCGCTTTGCGACATCCCGAGTGGTTTGCCGGGGTTGCCTCGTTAAATGGGCCGATGCCAACAGGCTTTTCTCCCTTGGGTCGCTTCAAAGCGGCTCGTCGTCTGCCCGTCATGCTGGGTAACGGTCTCGAGAGCGAACATTACGACGTCGATAGCGTCTATCGCGATGTTCGCTTACTGCGGACCGCGGGGATGAAGCTCGACGTGCGGCACTTTCCTGCGGGCGATGAGCTCCGCACGCCAATGCTCGAAGAAATCAACGCTTGGATCATGAATTTCGTGTGTTCCAGCTCTTCGAGTGCTGTCCCTCAAAGCGTTTGA